Proteins encoded within one genomic window of Lagenorhynchus albirostris chromosome 9, mLagAlb1.1, whole genome shotgun sequence:
- the TIRAP gene encoding toll/interleukin-1 receptor domain-containing adapter protein isoform X2: MASSASVPAPCSRSKKPLGKMADWFRQALSRKPTKTPVSPENTRSDGSQPSSSDRPPPLGPSSEVSPTLPPTHLGAHGSSSSSSGRWSKDYDVCVCHSEEDLAAAQELVSYLEGSAAGLRCFLQLRDADPGGAIVSELCQALSNSHCRVLLITPGFLRDPWCRSADPQLTLLTSTRMQTVGAKLEME; this comes from the exons ATGGCATCATCAGCCTCCGTGCCAGCTCCTTGTTCCAGGTCCAAGAAGCCTCTGGGCAAAATGGCTG ACTGGTTCAGGCAGGCCCTGTCGAGAAAGCCCACAAAGACGCCCGTCTCCCCAGAAAACACCCGCAGTGACGGTTCACAGCCGAGCTCCTCGGACAGGCCCCCACCCCTGGGCCCCAGCTCAGAGGTGTCTCCCACCCTGCCACCGACACACTTGGGCGCCCAcggcagcagtagcagcagcagcggccGCTGGAGCAAGGACTATGATGTGTGCGTGTGCCACAGCGAGGAGGACCTGGCGGCCGCCCAGGAGCTGGTCTCCTACCTGGAGGGCAGCGCCGCCGGCCTGCGCTGCTTCTTGCAGCTTCGCGACGCAGACCCCGGCGGCGCCATAGTGTCCGAGCTGTGCCAGGCGCTGAGCAACAGCCACTGTCGCGTGCTGCTCATCACACCGGGCTTCCTCCGGGACCCGTGGTGCAG ATCTGCAGACCCTCAGCTGACACTTCTCACATCAACACGGATGCAGACAGTTGGAGCAAAGCTGGAAATGGAGTGA
- the TIRAP gene encoding toll/interleukin-1 receptor domain-containing adapter protein isoform X1: protein MASSASVPAPCSRSKKPLGKMADWFRQALSRKPTKTPVSPENTRSDGSQPSSSDRPPPLGPSSEVSPTLPPTHLGAHGSSSSSSGRWSKDYDVCVCHSEEDLAAAQELVSYLEGSAAGLRCFLQLRDADPGGAIVSELCQALSNSHCRVLLITPGFLRDPWCRYQMLQALSEAPGAEGRTIPLMSGLSRAAYPAELRFMYFVNGWGPDGGFGQVKEAVTRYLQTLS from the exons ATGGCATCATCAGCCTCCGTGCCAGCTCCTTGTTCCAGGTCCAAGAAGCCTCTGGGCAAAATGGCTG ACTGGTTCAGGCAGGCCCTGTCGAGAAAGCCCACAAAGACGCCCGTCTCCCCAGAAAACACCCGCAGTGACGGTTCACAGCCGAGCTCCTCGGACAGGCCCCCACCCCTGGGCCCCAGCTCAGAGGTGTCTCCCACCCTGCCACCGACACACTTGGGCGCCCAcggcagcagtagcagcagcagcggccGCTGGAGCAAGGACTATGATGTGTGCGTGTGCCACAGCGAGGAGGACCTGGCGGCCGCCCAGGAGCTGGTCTCCTACCTGGAGGGCAGCGCCGCCGGCCTGCGCTGCTTCTTGCAGCTTCGCGACGCAGACCCCGGCGGCGCCATAGTGTCCGAGCTGTGCCAGGCGCTGAGCAACAGCCACTGTCGCGTGCTGCTCATCACACCGGGCTTCCTCCGGGACCCGTGGTGCAGGTACCAGATGCTGCAGGCGCTGAGCGAGGCCCCCGGGGCGGAGGGCCGCACCATCCCCCTGATGTCAGGCCTCAGCAGAGCCGCCTACCCCGCCGAGCTCCGATTCATGTACTTCGTGAACGGCTGGGGTCCCGACGGTGGCTTTGGCCAAGTCAAGGAGGCTGTCACGCGGT ATCTGCAGACCCTCAGCTGA
- the FOXRED1 gene encoding FAD-dependent oxidoreductase domain-containing protein 1 isoform X1, with product MIRRALRLGLGPGLLGRGLGAHREGSTLDWHGKVSEIKKKIQSVLPGGAWSPLCDTSHLPPEHSDVVIVGGGVLGLSVAYWLKRLEKRQGAIRVLVVERDHTYSQASTVLSVGGIRQQFSLPENIQLSLFSVEFLRNINEYLAVVDDPPLDLQFNPSGYLFLASEEGATIMENNVKVQRQQGAKVCLMSPEQLRKKFPWMNTEGVALASYGLENEGWFDPWCLLQGLRRKVQSMGVLFCHGEVTRFVSSSNHMETAIGEKVTLKRIHEVHVKVDHSQEYQPVECSIVVNAAGAWSGRIAELAGIGKGPSGTLQGTKLPVEPRKRYVYLWHCPQGPGLEAPLVADPSGAYFRREGLGNNYLGGCSPAEEEEPDPGNLEVDHDFFQEKVWPHLAQRVPAFETLKVRRAWAGYYDYNTFDQNGVVGPHPLVVNMYFATGFSGHGLQQAPAVGRAVAEVMLEGHFQTINLSPFLFSRFYLGEKAQEHCII from the exons ACTGGCATGGAAAGGTGTCGGAGATTAAGAAGAAGATCCAGTCCGTCCTTCCTGGAGGGGCCTGGAGTCCGCTATGTGACACCAGCCACCTGCCCCCTGAACACTCCGATGTGGTGATTGTTGGCGGTGGGGTGCTTGGCCTGTCCGTAGCCTATTGGCTGAAGAGGCTGGAGAAGCGGCAAGGTGCCATTCGGGTGCTGGTGGTGGAGCGGGACCACACG TATTCCCAGGCCTCCACCGTGCTTTCTGTGGGTGGGATTCGTCAGCAGTTCTCGTTGCCTGAGAACATCCAGCTCTCCCTCTTTTCGGTTGAATTTCTCCGGAACATCAAT GAGTACCTGGCCGTGGTCGATGACCCTCCCCTGGACCTCCAGTTCAACCCCTCTGGTTACCTCTTTCTGGCTTCAGAGGAGGGGGCTACGATCATGGAAAACAACGTGAAAGTGCAGAG GCAGCAAGGAGCCAAAGTTTGCCTGATGTCTCCGGAGCAGCTTCGGAAGAAGTTTCCCTGGATGAACACGGAGGGAGTGGCTTTGGCATCTTACG GGTTGGAGAACGAAGGTTGGTTTGACCCCTGGTGTCTGCTCCAGGGGCTTCGGCGAAAGGTCCAGTCCATGGGGGTCCTTTTCTGCCACGGAGAGGTGACAC GTTTCGTCTCTTCATCTAACCACATGGAGACCGCCATCGGGGAGAAGGTGACTTTGAAAAGGATCCACGAAGTCCAT GTGAAGGTGGACCACAGCCAGGAGTACCAGCCCGTGGAATGCTCCATAGTGGTCAATGCAGCGGGAGCCTGGTCTGGGCGAATCGCAGAGCTGGCTGGCATTGGGAAGGGGCCGTCTGGTACTCTTCAGGGTACCAAGCTGCCCGTGGAGCCGAGGAAaag GTATGTGTACTTGTGGCACTGCCCCCAGGGACCAGGCCTGGAGGCTCCGCTTGTCGCAGACCCCAGCGGAGCCTATTTCCGCCGGGAAGGACTCGGCAACAACTACCTGGGCGGCTGTAGCCCCGCTGAG gaGGAGGAACCAGACCCAGGGAACCTGGAAGTGGACCATGATTTCTTCCAGGAGAAGGTGTGGCCCCATCTGGCCCAGAGAGTACCAGCTTTTGAGACTCTAAAG GTGCGGCGCGCTTGGGCTGGCTACTACGACTACAACACCTTTGACCAGAATGGCGTGGTGGGCCCTCACCCCCTCGTCGTCAACATGTACTTTGCGACGGGCTTCAGTGGCCACGGGCTCCAGCAGGCCCCCGCCGTGGGCCGGGCTGTGGCAGAGGTGATGCTGGAGGGCCACTTCCAGACCATCAACCTGAGCCCCTTCCTCTTCAGCCGCTTTTACTTGGGAGAGAAGGCCCAAGAGCACTGTATCATCTGA
- the FOXRED1 gene encoding FAD-dependent oxidoreductase domain-containing protein 1 isoform X2: MIRRALRLGLGPGLLGRGLGAHREGSTLDWHGKVSEIKKKIQSVLPGGAWSPLCDTSHLPPEHSDVVIVGGGVLGLSVAYWLKRLEKRQGAIRVLVVERDHTYSQASTVLSVGGIRQQFSLPENIQLSLFSVEFLRNINQGAKVCLMSPEQLRKKFPWMNTEGVALASYGLENEGWFDPWCLLQGLRRKVQSMGVLFCHGEVTRFVSSSNHMETAIGEKVTLKRIHEVHVKVDHSQEYQPVECSIVVNAAGAWSGRIAELAGIGKGPSGTLQGTKLPVEPRKRYVYLWHCPQGPGLEAPLVADPSGAYFRREGLGNNYLGGCSPAEEEEPDPGNLEVDHDFFQEKVWPHLAQRVPAFETLKVRRAWAGYYDYNTFDQNGVVGPHPLVVNMYFATGFSGHGLQQAPAVGRAVAEVMLEGHFQTINLSPFLFSRFYLGEKAQEHCII; encoded by the exons ACTGGCATGGAAAGGTGTCGGAGATTAAGAAGAAGATCCAGTCCGTCCTTCCTGGAGGGGCCTGGAGTCCGCTATGTGACACCAGCCACCTGCCCCCTGAACACTCCGATGTGGTGATTGTTGGCGGTGGGGTGCTTGGCCTGTCCGTAGCCTATTGGCTGAAGAGGCTGGAGAAGCGGCAAGGTGCCATTCGGGTGCTGGTGGTGGAGCGGGACCACACG TATTCCCAGGCCTCCACCGTGCTTTCTGTGGGTGGGATTCGTCAGCAGTTCTCGTTGCCTGAGAACATCCAGCTCTCCCTCTTTTCGGTTGAATTTCTCCGGAACATCAAT CAAGGAGCCAAAGTTTGCCTGATGTCTCCGGAGCAGCTTCGGAAGAAGTTTCCCTGGATGAACACGGAGGGAGTGGCTTTGGCATCTTACG GGTTGGAGAACGAAGGTTGGTTTGACCCCTGGTGTCTGCTCCAGGGGCTTCGGCGAAAGGTCCAGTCCATGGGGGTCCTTTTCTGCCACGGAGAGGTGACAC GTTTCGTCTCTTCATCTAACCACATGGAGACCGCCATCGGGGAGAAGGTGACTTTGAAAAGGATCCACGAAGTCCAT GTGAAGGTGGACCACAGCCAGGAGTACCAGCCCGTGGAATGCTCCATAGTGGTCAATGCAGCGGGAGCCTGGTCTGGGCGAATCGCAGAGCTGGCTGGCATTGGGAAGGGGCCGTCTGGTACTCTTCAGGGTACCAAGCTGCCCGTGGAGCCGAGGAAaag GTATGTGTACTTGTGGCACTGCCCCCAGGGACCAGGCCTGGAGGCTCCGCTTGTCGCAGACCCCAGCGGAGCCTATTTCCGCCGGGAAGGACTCGGCAACAACTACCTGGGCGGCTGTAGCCCCGCTGAG gaGGAGGAACCAGACCCAGGGAACCTGGAAGTGGACCATGATTTCTTCCAGGAGAAGGTGTGGCCCCATCTGGCCCAGAGAGTACCAGCTTTTGAGACTCTAAAG GTGCGGCGCGCTTGGGCTGGCTACTACGACTACAACACCTTTGACCAGAATGGCGTGGTGGGCCCTCACCCCCTCGTCGTCAACATGTACTTTGCGACGGGCTTCAGTGGCCACGGGCTCCAGCAGGCCCCCGCCGTGGGCCGGGCTGTGGCAGAGGTGATGCTGGAGGGCCACTTCCAGACCATCAACCTGAGCCCCTTCCTCTTCAGCCGCTTTTACTTGGGAGAGAAGGCCCAAGAGCACTGTATCATCTGA